A single Rubrivivax gelatinosus IL144 DNA region contains:
- a CDS encoding Lrp/AsnC family transcriptional regulator translates to MDPSDPLDAVDRRILQVLQAQGRITYDELAARVSLSPSAALRRVKRLEDGGVISGYVALLAPERVGLGLTAYLTVRLEKHNDPQARSPLDLFAAAVQAWPEVIECVALSGDIDYLLRVVVQDMEHYSRFVMDTLLKHPAVRDCKTSFVLQRLKSTTALPL, encoded by the coding sequence ATGGATCCTTCCGACCCGCTCGACGCCGTGGACCGACGCATCCTGCAGGTGCTGCAGGCGCAGGGTCGCATCACCTACGACGAGCTGGCGGCCCGCGTGTCGCTGTCGCCGAGCGCCGCGCTTCGTCGCGTGAAGCGTCTGGAAGACGGTGGCGTCATCTCCGGCTACGTGGCGCTGCTCGCGCCCGAGCGCGTCGGGCTGGGCCTGACGGCCTACCTGACCGTGCGCCTGGAGAAGCACAACGATCCGCAGGCCCGCAGCCCGCTGGACCTGTTCGCCGCCGCAGTGCAGGCCTGGCCCGAGGTCATCGAGTGTGTCGCGCTCAGCGGCGACATCGACTACCTGCTGCGCGTCGTCGTGCAGGACATGGAGCACTACTCGCGCTTCGTGATGGACACGCTGCTCAAGCACCCCGCGGTGCGCGACTGCAAGACGAGCTTCGTGCTGCAGCGCCTGAAGTCGACGACCGCGCTGCCGCTGTAG
- a CDS encoding HDOD domain-containing protein: MSPPVPVRPTTFATPARDVDGWARRFDTASMPILAETAATLQGLRENEDEVDAHLLTETVAADPLLTLKLLSHVARAQRTRSFDTRGDVETVTAALVMLGIAPFFRLFADSAVVEDWLGDQPEALEGFRRVLVRAHRAANFATAFAVHRMDHDVAVIREAALLHDFAEMLVWLHAPTLALEIARMQTDDPALRSVVAQEQVLNIRLTDLQQTLLTQWRLPPLLVKITNERHSEAVQVRNVLLAIRLARHTSAGWDNPAIPDDVVDIASLLNMRIEPTWALLRDIDG; the protein is encoded by the coding sequence ATGAGCCCGCCCGTTCCTGTCCGCCCGACGACGTTCGCGACGCCCGCGCGCGACGTCGACGGCTGGGCGCGGCGCTTCGACACCGCGTCGATGCCGATCCTGGCCGAGACTGCGGCAACGCTGCAGGGCCTGCGCGAGAACGAGGACGAGGTCGACGCCCATCTGCTCACCGAGACGGTCGCCGCCGATCCTCTGCTGACGCTGAAGCTGCTGTCGCACGTCGCCCGCGCGCAGCGCACGCGGAGCTTCGACACACGCGGCGACGTCGAGACGGTGACCGCGGCCCTGGTGATGCTCGGCATCGCGCCCTTCTTCCGCCTCTTCGCCGATTCGGCCGTCGTCGAAGACTGGCTCGGCGACCAGCCCGAGGCGCTCGAAGGTTTTCGCCGCGTGCTCGTGCGCGCGCACCGTGCAGCCAACTTCGCCACCGCGTTCGCCGTGCACCGCATGGATCACGACGTCGCCGTGATCCGCGAAGCCGCGCTGCTGCACGACTTCGCCGAGATGCTGGTCTGGCTGCATGCGCCGACGCTGGCATTGGAGATCGCGCGCATGCAGACCGACGACCCGGCGCTGCGCAGCGTCGTCGCTCAGGAGCAGGTGCTCAACATCCGGCTGACCGATTTGCAGCAGACGCTGCTGACGCAGTGGCGCCTGCCGCCGCTGCTGGTGAAGATCACCAACGAGCGTCACTCCGAGGCGGTGCAGGTGCGCAACGTGCTGCTGGCGATCCGCCTCGCACGACATACCTCGGCCGGCTGGGACAACCCGGCGATTCCCGACGACGTCGTCGACATCGCCTCGCTGCTGAACATGCGCATCGAGCCGACCTGGGCTCTGCTGCGCGACATCGACGGCTGA